A stretch of DNA from Patescibacteria group bacterium:
AAATTTTTTTTCTGACTTAATGTATTCAACAATTTCAGAATTTGTTAATGTGGCTGTCTGTTTGATTGTTAATCCAAGTCGAGAACCGATCTCCAGGTAAAATTTTCTTAATTCAATGTTCAGCTTCTGCCTGATCATATCCCGATAATCACGCAAAAAGACGTTTTCCTTCATGAACACCAGTAATTGACGTAGCTTTGCATCCGGCTTCAGCCGTAATAGTCTCGTTTTGAATTCTCGACCGCGCATCGAGAAATGTTTTTTTATTTCTTTTAATTCCTTCTCCGGATTTTTTATTTGTAGAAGCTCCTCCGTAAACTGTTTTTCATGATACGGCGTGTGATCAAAATCAAACATAGGAATATGCCGGTATTTGAGAACATGATTATTCAGCCGGCGGTTAAAATCTGCACTTTTCAGCTTTTTTCTCAATATCGCTAATTTTAAAAGATCTATACGTTCATTAATTACATCGTTTGGTTTGAGGGGAGAAGAAAAACTTAAAAGATATTCAGTAATTTTTGTCTGATATGAATTTTTTTTCTTCAAATGATTTAATACAACGTTGGATAAAGGCTCACCAATATTGAAAACTGTCCACATATAGATATAAAATTCCTCGGTATTCGGCAGAATAAATTTCTGGTACAAATTCAGCAATTCATGATTATTGAGAAGTGAAAGATCCTGATTTAATTCCTTTTTCGTAGTTATTAAGATTCTTTCCAATCTGTTTTGAGCTTTTTTGTGAAAACCCCTGATAAAATTCTTATCCGCAAGTAACAGATAAAGACCTTGGATGTATATCTCCTGTTGCTTTTTATTCACATAATACTCCGTCTTTTTTCCGTCACGATAAACTAAGGTATCGGTGATGGAAAGACCCAACGTCTCTTTCATCGCTTTTCCGAAACCATAGTTCCACTGCTGAGCAACCTGCACGCCCAGCCTTCTCGTAATATACTTATTCCACATTGAAGAATATTATCGATATTTTAATTTTCTATACCGGTCGGAGCGTTCCAGCCCAGACCTGCCAGGCTAAAAGCGACTTGGCCACCAGGCTTAAAATAATATAAGCCCTTTCTCCATACAGATAATCTTTCCACTTGCCGACTTTTTTGTATTGCAGAACCATGTTGATGGCAAAGACATTGAAAAATAGGAATAGTGAGACAAAAATCCAGTACACAAATGTCGGCGGTCCTTGGGTTTCTGATCCGGCATTGAATAAGTATATGGCAATCGCGACCCAGGGAATAGCTCCGGCCAGCGAACCGAACCAGAAAGAAGTCCAGTTGGTTTTTTCCGTTCTCTGATTATGTAACTCCATTACCCAACCGAACAGGATCATCATGGCGTTGAGAAAGAACATCAGCATCAGACTGACTCCGTCGTACATTCCCGTTATCATCGCAATTACTACGATCATTAGCGATGAACTGAAAGAATATTCAATCCATCGAGCGTAGTTTGCGCCTTTTTTGAGATTTTTTACATACCAGCGGTTAATACTCGGCATTGATATCATAAAATGGGCAATTGCTGACAAGAAAAGAAAACCGGCAATCAAAGGACCAATTGTCAATTGAAATACTTCCTTCAAAACCGGCTCTAGCTTCATAGTTTGTGTATTAAACTCTACAAATACTGAAGTTATTGGTAATGCAAAATCACTGCTCAAGATGACCATGGCGATACCCTGCGCCAGATGAAAAAATCCCATGATCAGGTTGAATTTCCTTAACCCTTTGAAACGCTTGTCATCGATTTGAGAATCTTGAACAGTCTGTTCCATTTTTATGTTATTTAATCATTATAAATTAATTATAGCAAAATTAAGGAATAATAATACTGCCAGTGTAGTTTGACTAATATAATATATTTATTTAAAATTACCGCAAGATGAACTATTCGATAACGCTACTAGTTAAACGCTCAAAGAAACACCCAACCGAATGTTGTGGAGTCTCTTTCTGCATTAACACATAGAATATCGTTTAATCGATAATGCAACCGGAACCTCTACAACAGAGGTTTTTTTCTTTGCCCTTTCAACCCAGGAGGAGAAACCGATGTCTCGCCAAGTAAAACCCAAGTACAAGTCGGCTGCCCCCTGCCAAAACGCTTCCGACACCCTAGTGGAAATCCCCATCCAGGACCGTCTGGGCGGTGAAGCGCTCGAGCTTTTTCTGCAGGGGCTGATCCTCCAGGACAAGATCCGAGCAAAATGAAAAACGGCTGCAAACCGCTCTTTTCTGAAGACACTCCGCTACTAAAACCAGCGGAGTTTTTTTATTGGTCTTAAATCCGATTACTTAATAAATGCGTGCCGATTCCACCATGTTTGGTTGTATTCTAATTCTTCTGCGGATTGCGTTTCCGGGCGAGGAAGACTAGGTGCAAGCGTCCCTGTATATGCGGTATATAAGTAAGGCGCGGAATTTTCCTCACGTTTTTTAATTTCTATAATCAAAGTATCTGTTTGAGGAGTAGGAATATTTTCAATTACATTGATTTGCACAAGATCTTTTGCCTCACCCTTACCTCTCTGTTGTTTGGAAACCTTTTCTTCAATTTCCGGAGTGATCGGGATCACAGATGCGGTTCCTAATTTGTCATCGACAGAAAGTCCAATTTGTTTTTTCATTTCTGCTGAAACATCCACCTGGAGTTTCGCGGAAAAATCTCCTCCCGTCTCCTTTACCCATGCTACGTCTTTCCCGGATTGAACTGAATGAATAATAAGATCTTTACATAATTGAATTATTTGATCAGGATCCTGCAATTTATCATTAAACTTTGATCCTGTTGATTCCAGTTGGGCATTTACAAACGTATCATCAATAATTTGCCGTTGTTCTCCGTTCTGCAGCTCCTGACCAACTAACTTACTTCGGGATTCAACACTCAGCCCGGTAAAATGGCGGACGATATGCATGATATTCTCTATTTTTATTTCCAATTGTTTTAATTCCTCTACTCTTAATGATCCAGAATGTTCTCCATAAACACGGACATCATCGACTTCAAAGAAACTGTTTTGTTTTTTAGGACTGTCAGGCTTAAAGTTCATACATTCTTTCTTAATAATTCACGCACAATTTTCCTATCATCCCAGGAAATCTTTCTGCCGTTTGCTACCGCCATCTGCTGTTCCGCGCCCTTGCCCGTAATTAATACTAAATCATCCTGACTGGCTAAACTCAGAGCCTTGGCGATTGCCTGTTTTCGGTCTTCGATAGTAAATAAATTTTGATTCAATACTTTACCGGCACTTTCTGCACCTTTGGCGACATTATTGATTATCTCCATCGGATCATCATCATAAGGATCTTCGTTGGTGACTATTACAACATCTGCAGTTTTACCGGACATCTGCCCCAAGACCGGTTGGCGGGCTTTGTCCCGTCCGCCACCGCAGGAACCTAAAACATGAATCAGACTGTTTCTGGAAATATCACTTAGCGCTTCATATAACAAACCGAGACTGGTCGGCTCCGGTGCATAGTCCACCATCACTTTGAACTTCTGACTCCCACTCTCTGACGTAATCCACTCCTGCCGACCCGGTACTCCCTGCAAATTTACTTTTGCCAGCGCGGATAGTGGAAATCCTAGTTGGACTACCGAGGTAATACTTGCCAAAATATTATACGCATTGAATTTGGCAATAAATGTACTGCTGATACGCTCACCATTCAATGCGAAAGAAGCTCCACTGCTTAGATCCAGGCCATCCGCCTGATAGTCAGCTGTGTGATCCAGAGCGTAGGTAACAAATTTATCAGCAGTAAAGCTCCTGAGTCTTTCTGTCTCCATATCATCTGCATTGCTGACAATAATCTTATCAATCAGTTTTCCATCTATGTTTTTCTTCTTGCACTTTGCCAGATGGTCGAACAGTTTTTCTTTGGCATCTCTGTAATTTTCAAAACCGCCGTGTGCCTCAATATGTTCCGGCGTGAGATTAGTAAAGACTAGTAGGTCGTAGTTGATATTAACGTGGCGGAATTGTTCCACGCCTTGCGAGGAAGTTTCGATCACCGCGTACGCGCAGCCCGCCCGCACCATATCACGCAGAAGTTTTTGCGTTTGAAAACGGCCGAGCATGGTCATTTTCTTGTCATTGAGCCACTCTTTTTTATCAACCTTAAAATTCACCGTGGAAGCCAGGCCGGTTTTCTGACCCTGGGATTCCAGATACTGGGAAATAAAATTAACGGTGGTTGTTTTACCGTTGGTTCCGGTAATGCCAATTACAATCAGTTTTCGAGATGGGTTACCATAATACAAAGCTCCCAATAAGGATAATGTCCGGTGGTAATACTGAATTGCGAATTTTGGAATAAGTTTTCTTATAAATGATTTCATTTTGTTTGGTAACGGGTAATCGGTAATTAGTAACAAGTAACTAATACTATTACTATTTACAAATTACATATTACTGATTACGAGTTACTAGTTACGAATTACATATTACTAATTACGATTTACAAAAACCAACTATTTCTCCCCAAATATCTTAATCATGACCTCCCTATTTGCACGCGGACCGTCCAGTTCCACAAAAAAGATGTTTTGCCATTTACCACGGACTAGCCTTCCTTCTTCAATTGTTAATGTTAGGCTAGTACCCAAGATACTGGCAATCACATGGGCACGCGCGTTGTTATCAATACGGTTGTGCTGATAATTTTCCCCATCCGGTGCCAGTGCCAAAATTCTATTTAAAATATCCTCCTTCAGCCCCGACTCGTTTTCATTAATGATCAGCGACGATGTGGCATGCGTAGATGTAATGATACAAATTCCCTGTTTAATCTCAGAATCATAAACTTCGTTCTCAATTTCGGATGTTAAATCCAGCAATTCAAATTGTTTCTGGGTTTCCAGACGGATTATCTGCGTTTTCCATTTCATACCTTTAAGACTACTTAAACTTAGGTAAAATAACAAGCTTTGCAAACAAATTACAAATCCAGTATCAACCTTGCCTGCTGACAGTCATTTTTAATTGTCTTCAACAATAAATTGCGCCGGTTGAATTTTTTTAACGGCCTGATCTTTTTGACTATTTGCACTGAAAGCCAATGATTATAAATCATCTTGCTGAAATCCAGAATATAGACTTCCAGTTTAGGTTTTTTTTCAACTTGCGAAGGCATCCCAATAACAACCAGTCCTCTATATTTAATCCCTTTAAACTTTACGTATCCCGCATAAACACCGCTGGGGATTGTTTTTTTCGGCATACGCAAATTGGCCGTAGGATATCCTAAGGGGGCGCCGAAGCCGTCACCGTGAATCACTTTTCCCCTGACATTCAGTTTCATTTACTTCACCCTCCCGGCAGAAATAATAATGCCGTTCGTAAAAGACTGTGGTAAGCCATAGAACTGGCTTTCAATCGTCGCACCGGTTTGATTGAAAACTCTGATTAATGGTGCGCTCCCCGAACCGACGCTTACTATTATTTCATCCAACCCGTCCTGGTTAGTATCGCCTCCGGCGACAAAAGACCCCCCGCTGAAACTTTTTTCAAAAGCAAAAAATCCATTTGTCACACTAGCTCTGCCATAACGGTCAAATACCCTGACCTGCGGACCACCGCCGATTCCAGGAACGGTCAAAATTTCTTCACGCCCGTTGCCGTCCAGGTCACCAACTCCCACTCTGACGCCACCGCGAAATGCAGAATTATAGGGAAAGAAACCCGGGGTAAAAACTGCATTGCCGATATAGTTGAAGGTTCGGACGTGCGGACCGGAACCTTTGCCAGTGCCGGTAATAATTTCATCCCTTCCGTTGCCGTCCAGATCTCCGCATGCTACATAAACTCCATTGCGGACGTGATCCGCGTAGGCAAAGAATCCGGGTGAAAAAACTGATTTACCAAAACGGTCAAAAGTACGCACATGCGGGCCGGAGCCCGTGCCAGTACCAGTAACTATTTCTCCTCTGCCGTCACCATTCAAATCGCCGACAGCCACATACACACCGTTGCGGACGTGATCCGCGTAGGCAAAAAATCCGTTGGTGAATTTTGGTACTCCACGGTAATCAAACACCCGTACTTGAGGACCGCCGCCGATTCCGGCACCTGTCACGATCTCATCAATTCCGTCCCCGTCCAGATCACCAACCGCTACATTCACACCCCCACGGAAACTTTCTCCATATGCGAAGAATTGTGAAACTAGCGTTCCATCCTGTTCAAAAACACGGACTTGCGGTCCACCGCCGGGACTCGGACCAATGACGATATAATCCGGTTCAGTATCAATGATATAGACAAACTGTTTTGCACTTGAAGCAATATTACCGTTGGTGTCTTCTGTCTTTAGATTTAAGTAATATGTTATATCATCCTCGCCCGAGAGATTGTCTGCGGTATAAAAATTATCATCTATAAACTCTCCTTCTAATACGGGATCCGCATTTCTATCCGTACCAAAATAAACATAATAACCGGCAATCCCGTTAATATCATCAACCGCCCTTTCCCATTCAAAATACGGAGTCAGATAATCATAGCGATCACCGCTTGTTAACGAATGTAATTTTTCTGAAGTATCAAATCCCATAATCTCCGGGTTAGCGGGCGGCATGGAATCTCCAGCCACATAACTGAAGGCGGTGCCAATATCAAGCCTGCCATATCCAAACGTGGTGTCATATCCGATACTGCCTAAATCTTCAGCATTGTCCTGTAATGCCACTTGAATATTTACAGGATCAACACCATATGCTAAAAGAAGTGCCACTGATGCAGATACGTGTGGGGTAGCCATGGATGTCCCATTAAAATATGCATATTGCACTGATGAACAATCACCCAGACCTTCACCAATGACTCTGCATGTCTGCTGATAAATCAAATTCCCCGGTGCCACCAGATCAATCCCCGTGCCATAATTCGAATAACTGGCAATTTCATCATTTACTCCTGTTGCACCGACCGCGATTACTTCATCATAACCTGCAGGATATAATAAGGTAGGAGTGCTACTGTTCCCG
This window harbors:
- a CDS encoding S8 family serine peptidase, with the protein product MIKLFTYKSPIIALVCMGIFLFMQNITFAENVEEKNVNGEFEKGTLLVKFNPAVKEAINLEAQKVNLPSVNHLNAKYELNSIEPLFPEGAENQVYKLSFNSENDLQILLNDFQNNVLVEFAEPNYSVQAQTFAPNDPYFANQWNFEKINVPDAWNYDITLPEYGGDPSVIVAVLDTGVAYENNDTYIQASDLADTNFVSGYDFVNSDTHPNDDNGHGTHITGTIAQNTNNSLGTAGIAFNSSIMPVKVLNSEGNGDMATIAQGINFAVTNGADVINLSLGGTVDSAVLREAIQDAFAANVVIVAATGNSSTPTLLYPAGYDEVIAVGATGVNDEIASYSNYGTGIDLVAPGNLIYQQTCRVIGEGLGDCSSVQYAYFNGTSMATPHVSASVALLLAYGVDPVNIQVALQDNAEDLGSIGYDTTFGYGRLDIGTAFSYVAGDSMPPANPEIMGFDTSEKLHSLTSGDRYDYLTPYFEWERAVDDINGIAGYYVYFGTDRNADPVLEGEFIDDNFYTADNLSGEDDITYYLNLKTEDTNGNIASSAKQFVYIIDTEPDYIVIGPSPGGGPQVRVFEQDGTLVSQFFAYGESFRGGVNVAVGDLDGDGIDEIVTGAGIGGGPQVRVFDYRGVPKFTNGFFAYADHVRNGVYVAVGDLNGDGRGEIVTGTGTGSGPHVRTFDRFGKSVFSPGFFAYADHVRNGVYVACGDLDGNGRDEIITGTGKGSGPHVRTFNYIGNAVFTPGFFPYNSAFRGGVRVGVGDLDGNGREEILTVPGIGGGPQVRVFDRYGRASVTNGFFAFEKSFSGGSFVAGGDTNQDGLDEIIVSVGSGSAPLIRVFNQTGATIESQFYGLPQSFTNGIIISAGRVK
- a CDS encoding PEP-utilizing enzyme; its protein translation is MWNKYITRRLGVQVAQQWNYGFGKAMKETLGLSITDTLVYRDGKKTEYYVNKKQQEIYIQGLYLLLADKNFIRGFHKKAQNRLERILITTKKELNQDLSLLNNHELLNLYQKFILPNTEEFYIYMWTVFNIGEPLSNVVLNHLKKKNSYQTKITEYLLSFSSPLKPNDVINERIDLLKLAILRKKLKSADFNRRLNNHVLKYRHIPMFDFDHTPYHEKQFTEELLQIKNPEKELKEIKKHFSMRGREFKTRLLRLKPDAKLRQLLVFMKENVFLRDYRDMIRQKLNIELRKFYLEIGSRLGLTIKQTATLTNSEIVEYIKSEKKFPKREILAREKFYLLIQKKDTVEIFSGNKARSKAKTELNVISHSRLKELNGVVGSIGRAKGKVQIVYTNRDLAKVKKGDVLVTAMTRQDFVPAIRKAVALITDEGSITCHAAIIARELEIPCIVATKHATRVLKDGDRVIVDASSEKGIIKICG
- the heR gene encoding heliorhodopsin HeR, which codes for MEQTVQDSQIDDKRFKGLRKFNLIMGFFHLAQGIAMVILSSDFALPITSVFVEFNTQTMKLEPVLKEVFQLTIGPLIAGFLFLSAIAHFMISMPSINRWYVKNLKKGANYARWIEYSFSSSLMIVVIAMITGMYDGVSLMLMFFLNAMMILFGWVMELHNQRTEKTNWTSFWFGSLAGAIPWVAIAIYLFNAGSETQGPPTFVYWIFVSLFLFFNVFAINMVLQYKKVGKWKDYLYGERAYIILSLVAKSLLAWQVWAGTLRPV
- a CDS encoding secondary thiamine-phosphate synthase enzyme YjbQ, translating into MKWKTQIIRLETQKQFELLDLTSEIENEVYDSEIKQGICIITSTHATSSLIINENESGLKEDILNRILALAPDGENYQHNRIDNNARAHVIASILGTSLTLTIEEGRLVRGKWQNIFFVELDGPRANREVMIKIFGEK
- a CDS encoding UDP-N-acetylmuramoyl-L-alanyl-D-glutamate--2,6-diaminopimelate ligase produces the protein MKSFIRKLIPKFAIQYYHRTLSLLGALYYGNPSRKLIVIGITGTNGKTTTVNFISQYLESQGQKTGLASTVNFKVDKKEWLNDKKMTMLGRFQTQKLLRDMVRAGCAYAVIETSSQGVEQFRHVNINYDLLVFTNLTPEHIEAHGGFENYRDAKEKLFDHLAKCKKKNIDGKLIDKIIVSNADDMETERLRSFTADKFVTYALDHTADYQADGLDLSSGASFALNGERISSTFIAKFNAYNILASITSVVQLGFPLSALAKVNLQGVPGRQEWITSESGSQKFKVMVDYAPEPTSLGLLYEALSDISRNSLIHVLGSCGGGRDKARQPVLGQMSGKTADVVIVTNEDPYDDDPMEIINNVAKGAESAGKVLNQNLFTIEDRKQAIAKALSLASQDDLVLITGKGAEQQMAVANGRKISWDDRKIVRELLRKNV
- a CDS encoding riboflavin kinase, whose translation is MKLNVRGKVIHGDGFGAPLGYPTANLRMPKKTIPSGVYAGYVKFKGIKYRGLVVIGMPSQVEKKPKLEVYILDFSKMIYNHWLSVQIVKKIRPLKKFNRRNLLLKTIKNDCQQARLILDL